In a single window of the Cucumis melo cultivar AY chromosome 11, USDA_Cmelo_AY_1.0, whole genome shotgun sequence genome:
- the LOC103502055 gene encoding uncharacterized protein LOC103502055 isoform X1 → MDAHHASLGRRTLEEIRQKRAAERLSKASSGPDLSTASKSNEVSGIRKSESGSRFSEIDVGSLVSQIQDLQKKNAELEAEKNVISSKLQSKEAENDMLQKRLNELETSTVPSLRKALKDVAMEKDAAVVAREDLLAQLRTVRKQLKEAEEEQYRAEEDAAALRAELNSVQQQATSGSFAGTTPTTNPFDQMQDLEKEISKLNSELQKMSILRQQDLQKLSEEQSRISNLLSEKQELEEKLASTSRKASEISEKAVEKTFSVEEKNKLEKQLHDMAVVIERLESSRQKLLMEIDSQSSEIERLFEENSTLSNSYHEAVGIGVHWENQVKDCLKQNEALRRVLDELRTEQARSLPISYRDGAVETQTPSLTAELLSLKGQLAKEQSRAESLSAEVLELSTRLQQATQAYNGLTRLYKPVLRNIESSLFKMKQDGSVVVS, encoded by the exons ATGGACGCTCACCACGCATCCTTAGGTCGACGAACG CTGGAAGAGATTCGGCAAAAAAGAGCGGCCGAGAGATTGAGCAAAGCTTCTTCTGGACCAGATCTGAGTACAGCCTCCAAATCAAATG AAGTTTCTGGTATTAGAAAATCAGAGAGCGGAAGTCGATTCTCAGAG ATCGATGTGGGTAGTTTAGTGTCTCAGATACAAGATTTGCAGAAGAAGAATGCGGAATTAGAAGCAGAAAAGAATGTCATAAGCTCGAAG CTTCAATCCAAGGAGGCTGAGAATGACATGCTTCAAAAGCGATTGAATGAACTG GAGACAAGCACTGTCCCTTCTTTAAGGAAAGCTCTGAAAGATGTAGCCATGGAGAAAGACGCAGCAGTCGTTGCCCGG GAGGATCTGTTGGCCCAGCTCCGCACTGTACGAAAACAATTGAAGGAAGCAGAGGAGGAACAATATCGA GCTGAAGAAGATGCTGCAGCCTTGAGAGCCGAATTAAACTCAGTACAACAACAAGCAACGAGTGGCTCTTTTGCTGGAACCACACCAACTACTAATCCTTTTGACCAGATGCAAGATTTAGAAAAGGAAATATCTAAACTAAATTCTGAGTTGCAG AAAATGTCAATCTTGAGGCAGCAAGATCTTCAAAAATTATCGGAGGAGCAATCTCGTATTTCAAACCTGCTTTCTGAAAAGCAGGAACTTGAAGAAAAGCTTGCAAGTACGTCCAGAAAGGCCTCAG AGATCTCAGAGAAGGCCGTGGAGAAGACATTCTCAGTT GAAGAGAAGAACAAGCTTGAGAAGCAGTTGCATGACATGGCTGTTGTGATCGAGAGGTTGGAGAGTAGTAGGCAGAAGCTTCTGATGGAA ATTGATTCACAATCTTCTGAAATAGAGAGGCTCTTTGAGGAAAATTCTACTCTATCCAACTCTTACCATGAGGCTGTGGGCATAGGAGTACACTGGGAGAATCAG GTGAAAGACTGTCTAAAGCAAAATGAAGCACTTCGCAGAGTTCTAGACGAGTTGAGAACAGAACAAGCAAGGAGTCTGCCGATATCATATAGAGATGGGGCAGTTGAGACCCAGACTCCTTCATTAACAGCTGAACTTCTCTCTCTCAAG GGTCAACTTGCAAAAGAACAGAGCAGAGCAGAGTCACTATCGGCAGAAGTATTGGAGCTGTCGACACGACTCCAGCAGGCTACACAAGCATACAACGGGCTTACACGCCT CTATAAGCCAGTACTGCGGAATATTGAAAGCAGCCTTTTTAAGATGAAGCAAGATGGATCTGTTGTTGTAAGCTGA
- the LOC103502056 gene encoding protein PLASTID TRANSCRIPTIONALLY ACTIVE 16, chloroplastic has translation MAAIINSNSFILTTTPNARRSFKTHRRQFAVHAKNSGSFSSFRLGKSSNESPSSSDDPPLEDSGNSNPFRFPFGKVPDVKSLIPVVSEPSSGLSFGNSRRKDSNTVFVAGATGQAGIRLAQTLLREGFSVRAGVPELGAAQELARLAAKYKVISNEESKRLNAVESSFQDAEAIAKAIGNASKVVVTIGAGENGPTSEVTTSDALQVIQAAELAGVSHVAVVYDGNTSSSSTYNVLDGLSSFFNNLFSRSQPLSVVELLQKIAETDIGYTFIKTNLVEDFAPERAYNVVVQAEGSASSNDYKVAKSQIASLVAGVFSNTAVAENKVVEVYSSPSASSSSMDQLFSVIPTDGRRQAYAEAKAKAEEEAMRIAEKAREEAEATKKQEVEAAKSKRPSEKAATQPSSSSSSSSSSSSSSPPPPPPLAQESDQIAFFNSFLNKAKDFSLEQSQKLKKLSEKEPQETEEESPDTAANLVNNFFNKAKGFGSAQPWEKLSFQLQKPSEESNAQIATVRGQAKARALPPKKASIRQTQKTNSKPSFGLKQKETSKPKKAAAAAAAAKEETKAEVRKVFGGLFKQETIYVDDD, from the exons ATGGCGGCGATCATTAACTCCAATTCCTTTATCTTAACCACCACCCCAAACGCCCGTCGAAGCTTCAAGACTCACCGGAGGCAGTTTGCCGTCCATGCCAAAAATTCTGGATCATTCTCTTCGTTTCGCTTGGGGAAATCTAGCAATGAATCGCCCTCCTCTTCTGATGACCCTCCGCTTGAAGATTCTGGTAATTCAAATCCGTTTCGTTTTCCTTTTGGAAAGGTACCGGATGTGAAGTCTTTGATTCCAGTGGTTAGTGAGCCTTCGTCCGGTTTGTCGTTCGGGAATTCGAGGCGGAAGGATTCTAATACGGTGTTTGTTGCCGGTGCTACTGGTCAGGCTGGGATTCGGTTAGCGCAGACTCTGTTGCGAGAAGGTTTTAGTGTTCGTGCTGGTGTGCCGGAGCTTGGTGCTGCGCAAGAATTGGCTCGTCTTGCTGCTAAGTATAAG GTCATCTCGAATGAAGAATCAAAGCGGCTCAACGCCGTCGAATCCTCCTTTCAAGATGCAGAAGCGATTGCCAAGGCGATCGGAAACGCCAGTAAAGTAGTTGTCACTATTGGTGCCGGAGAGAACGGTCCGACCTCTGAAGTTACCACATCTGACGCATTGCAAGTAATTCAGGCAGCGGAGCTCGCCGGAGTAAGCCATGTGGCAGTCGTATACGACGGCAACACATCAAGCTCCTCCACTTACAATGTACTCGACGGCCTTTCATCGTTCTTCAACAATCTTTTCTCCCGATCTCAGCCATTGTCCGTGGTGGAGCTCTTGCAGAAAATAGCTGAAACCGACATCGGCTATACGTTCATCAAGACGAATTTGGTCGAAGACTTTGCACCTGAGCGTGCGTATAATGTCGTCGTCCAAGCTGAAGGAAGCGCTAGTTCAAACGACTACAAA GTGGCAAAGTCACAAATAGCATCGTTGGTGGCAGGTGTTTTCTCGAACACGGCAGTGGCCGAAAACAAG GTCGTGGAAGTGTATTCAAGTCCATCTGCATCCTCAAGTTCTATGGATCAACTTTTCAG TGTCATTCCCACGGATGGTAGAAGACAAGCATATGCAGAAGCAAAAGCAAAAGCAGAGGAAGAAGCCATGAGAATTGCTGAAAAAGCTCGTGAAGAGGCCGAGGCCACAAAGAAACAAGAAGTAGAAGCAGCTAAATCCAAAAGACCCTCTGAAAAGGCAGCCACCcaaccatcatcatcatcatcttcttcttcttcttcttcttcttcttctcctcctcctcctcctcctctcgCCCAAGAATCAGATCAAATCGCTTTCTTTAATTCCTTCTTGAACAAAGCCAAGGACTTCAGTTTAGAACAATCCCAAAAGCTCAAAAAGCTCTCAGAAAAGGAACCTCAGGAAACCGAAGAAGAAAGCCCCGACACTGCAGCCAATTTAGTGAACAACTTTTTCAATAAAGCGAAGGGGTTTGGCTCGGCACAGCCATGGGAAAAGCTATCTTTTCAGCTACAAAAACCATCTGAGGAATCAAATGCTCAGATAGCCACGGTTAGAGGACAAGCCAAAGCTCGAGCATTGCCACCAAAGAAAGCTTCCATAAGACAAACACAAAAGACCAATTCAAAGCCTTCATTTGGTTTGAAGCAGAAAGAAACTTCGAAGCCCAAAaaagcagcagcagcagcagcagcagccaAAGAGGAGACAAAGGCAGAGGTAAGGAAAGTTTTTGGTGGTCTCTTTAAGCAAGAAACcatatatgttgatgatgattAG
- the LOC103502055 gene encoding uncharacterized protein LOC103502055 isoform X2, whose product MDAHHASLGRRTLEEIRQKRAAERLSKASSGPDLSTASKSNVSGIRKSESGSRFSEIDVGSLVSQIQDLQKKNAELEAEKNVISSKLQSKEAENDMLQKRLNELETSTVPSLRKALKDVAMEKDAAVVAREDLLAQLRTVRKQLKEAEEEQYRAEEDAAALRAELNSVQQQATSGSFAGTTPTTNPFDQMQDLEKEISKLNSELQKMSILRQQDLQKLSEEQSRISNLLSEKQELEEKLASTSRKASEISEKAVEKTFSVEEKNKLEKQLHDMAVVIERLESSRQKLLMEIDSQSSEIERLFEENSTLSNSYHEAVGIGVHWENQVKDCLKQNEALRRVLDELRTEQARSLPISYRDGAVETQTPSLTAELLSLKGQLAKEQSRAESLSAEVLELSTRLQQATQAYNGLTRLYKPVLRNIESSLFKMKQDGSVVVS is encoded by the exons ATGGACGCTCACCACGCATCCTTAGGTCGACGAACG CTGGAAGAGATTCGGCAAAAAAGAGCGGCCGAGAGATTGAGCAAAGCTTCTTCTGGACCAGATCTGAGTACAGCCTCCAAATCAAATG TTTCTGGTATTAGAAAATCAGAGAGCGGAAGTCGATTCTCAGAG ATCGATGTGGGTAGTTTAGTGTCTCAGATACAAGATTTGCAGAAGAAGAATGCGGAATTAGAAGCAGAAAAGAATGTCATAAGCTCGAAG CTTCAATCCAAGGAGGCTGAGAATGACATGCTTCAAAAGCGATTGAATGAACTG GAGACAAGCACTGTCCCTTCTTTAAGGAAAGCTCTGAAAGATGTAGCCATGGAGAAAGACGCAGCAGTCGTTGCCCGG GAGGATCTGTTGGCCCAGCTCCGCACTGTACGAAAACAATTGAAGGAAGCAGAGGAGGAACAATATCGA GCTGAAGAAGATGCTGCAGCCTTGAGAGCCGAATTAAACTCAGTACAACAACAAGCAACGAGTGGCTCTTTTGCTGGAACCACACCAACTACTAATCCTTTTGACCAGATGCAAGATTTAGAAAAGGAAATATCTAAACTAAATTCTGAGTTGCAG AAAATGTCAATCTTGAGGCAGCAAGATCTTCAAAAATTATCGGAGGAGCAATCTCGTATTTCAAACCTGCTTTCTGAAAAGCAGGAACTTGAAGAAAAGCTTGCAAGTACGTCCAGAAAGGCCTCAG AGATCTCAGAGAAGGCCGTGGAGAAGACATTCTCAGTT GAAGAGAAGAACAAGCTTGAGAAGCAGTTGCATGACATGGCTGTTGTGATCGAGAGGTTGGAGAGTAGTAGGCAGAAGCTTCTGATGGAA ATTGATTCACAATCTTCTGAAATAGAGAGGCTCTTTGAGGAAAATTCTACTCTATCCAACTCTTACCATGAGGCTGTGGGCATAGGAGTACACTGGGAGAATCAG GTGAAAGACTGTCTAAAGCAAAATGAAGCACTTCGCAGAGTTCTAGACGAGTTGAGAACAGAACAAGCAAGGAGTCTGCCGATATCATATAGAGATGGGGCAGTTGAGACCCAGACTCCTTCATTAACAGCTGAACTTCTCTCTCTCAAG GGTCAACTTGCAAAAGAACAGAGCAGAGCAGAGTCACTATCGGCAGAAGTATTGGAGCTGTCGACACGACTCCAGCAGGCTACACAAGCATACAACGGGCTTACACGCCT CTATAAGCCAGTACTGCGGAATATTGAAAGCAGCCTTTTTAAGATGAAGCAAGATGGATCTGTTGTTGTAAGCTGA
- the LOC103502054 gene encoding ras-related protein Rab11C translates to MAHKVDHEYDYLFKIVLIGDSGVGKSNILSRFTRNEFCLESKSTIGVEFSTKTLQVEGKTVKAQIWDTAGQERYRAITSAYYRGAVGALLVYDLTKRQTFENVQRWLRELRDHADSNIVIVMIGNKSDLSHLRSVSEDDGQTMAEKEGLSFIETSALDATNIDKAFQTILTEIYHIISKKALAAQEAAASITHPGQGTTINVSDTSGDSNRRGCCSS, encoded by the exons ATGGCTCATAAGGTAGACCACGAGTATGACTATTTGTTCAAGATTGTTCTGATTGGGGATTCCGGCGTTGGGAAGTCCAACATTCTTTCGAGATTTACTAGAAACGAGTTCTGCTTGGAGTCCAAATCCACCATTGGTGTTGAGTTCTCGACCAAGACTCTCCAG GTAGAAGGAAAGACAGTCAAGGCACAGATCTGGGACACAGCTGGTCAGGAGCGATACCGTGCGATTACTAGTGCTTATTATAGAGGAGCCGTTGGTGCTCTCCTTGTCTATGATCTGACAAAGAGACAGACTTTCGAGAACGTTCAAAGGTGGCTTCGGGAGCTGAGAGATCATGCAGACTCTAACATTGTGATTGTTATGATTGGAAACAAATCTGACCTAAGTCATCTTAGATCTGTCTCGGAGGATGATGGGCAGACCATGGCAGAGAAGGAAGGTCTTTCGTTTATTGAGACATCGGCCTTAGATGCCACCAATATCGACAAGGCATTCCAAACCATCTTGACAGAGATCTACCATATCATCAGCAAGAAGGCATTAGCAGCCCAGGAAGCAGCTGCTAGCATCACCCATCCTGGACAAGGAACAACCATCAACGTTTCCGATACTTCTGGTGACTCAAACAGAAGGGGTTGTTGTTCTTCGTGA